Within Carassius gibelio isolate Cgi1373 ecotype wild population from Czech Republic chromosome A21, carGib1.2-hapl.c, whole genome shotgun sequence, the genomic segment gtgatgatgatgaagatgatgacttCCCATCAGCTATCCATGTTGAATTTGATGATCCAAATGTTGGTAAAGTTCAGAGATCGAAGCTGCGACAGAAATATTCTCCAAATTCGACTGTTATTGAAGTGGAAGAAGATCAAGTCTCAAATGATGGTGGTTTAAGACGTCAGTTTCCACTTAAATTGGCATGGGCATGCACCGTTCATAAAGTGCAAGGACTCACAGTAGATAAAGCAGTTGTCTCACTTGACAAGGTATTTTCTCCGGGACAAGCATACGTTGCACTGAGTCGTGTGAGAACCCTCGATGGACTAACAATTAATAACTTCAAAGACTCTGTCATATATTGTAATGAGAAAATTGACTCCGCTATGAAAAACATGCCCCGACTTGCTTTAGAAAATTACAGTTCTGTAAAGACACCTGGCGTGTTTACAATTGCTCTTCATAATGTACAAAGTCTTCGAGCTCATGTTCAAGATCTTCAAGTTCACAGACAGATAATGAATGCAGATTGCATCGGTTTAACTGAAACGTGGCTAAAAGTTGAAGACCAAGTACAGATTCCAGGATTTGTTTTTAAGAGCAATCCAAGAGCTAAATGTTATGACAACAGTACTCCACTTTTcactgatttaaaacaacaaagagGAGGTGGAGTTGGACTATTCTGTTGTGAAAGCATTCATGTTAATGTCAGGGTTCCGGAACCTTGTAACTTGGAATGTCTATACTTTGCAGTTCCACATCTAAGTTTGAATGCTGCTTTGCTGTACAGACCTAATTCATATCCACTTAATCTGTTTCGACAAAATATGTTGCATGTTATTGATGAGCTGGAGAAACAGTCAGGAAAGAAAGTGATTATGGGAGACTTCAATGAGGACATCTTGACATCATCTACAATTGGTACACTAATGGAACTACATGGATACAGTCAACATGTGCAACACCCTACCACTGAAAAAGGTACACTTATAGACCATGTCTATGTTAAAGATGCAGAAAATGTCTCTGTTGAAATTGTGCAAACGTATTACAGTTACCACCAAGCAGTCCTTATTTCACTGAGGTAAAAATTAATGTGTGTGATTATGTAATGAAATCTGTATAACCTGCATTATTTGTTTCTTGTCTGTGCTCTTACTTGTTCAATGTTCATCCTGAGCTTCCAACTGGCATACAACTGCAGGGCAAGTGTACAACTGGAGACGGTATGTTCTAAGTCTATCTATATCTAAATGAATAACTCTTATAATGATCCATCAGTTGAATATGTACAGCTGTTCCATGTTGTGATTGAAGTATTATCTGAAGGTAATCCATTTTATCAATGCAACACTCTGAAATGAGAATTGTATCACTGtattgtctgttctgtttttgtgTCCATACGATACGAGCGCTATCCTGAGATTCCAACATGGTCAGAGTCCAGTTAATCCAGCCTGTAATTCAAACAAGTGATCATCATTTTCAACCCAACATCTCCCATAATTGCTCTTCTTTCTTGAGCTAGTAAGCTTCACCCAGCCAAGGTAACTGTAGTATTTACTTGGTATTCatcttaatgcattattattattattattattattattattattattattattattattattattattattattttaattctgcttAAATTCTCAGTTTTGAGACCTTTATTTTTAACTGACATTTAATCCATAATCTAATTTCAGTCGTTCTAAGCCATCCAAATCATAATGGATGCTTCCAAACATTATAGAAAGCATCCACAAAGACTGCCTGCATCCATCCATTTGTCTCCTAATATCACAATTAAGTCAATATAACAACACAAAATTGGTAAGTAGACTCAGTTGTGCATGATTACACAAGCAGAATAAAGGCAGGGTTAAATTAATCAACTATATGCAAGCACATCTGCAAGTCATCTTTTTAGACGTATGAAATGCACAAGTCAGAATTTCTCCCATACAAGAGATTCTGTACTCCATCCAACACAATTATGTACCTCAATAACTTTCTTACTGAAGAAAACAactgatgaaaatgtaaatgtagtagtGTCAGAATAAAACATTGTTCAGGCACTGTTTCACCTAATAGCAAtatattttcaggtttgtgcatcaagTCTCACTAACTACTGTAAAAGGTAAGTGTGCAGATGTCTACATATTTCACTAAATGTATCAGATGTGCAAACACTTTATCAATCAGTTAAAGTTCCATGActatattttcagatttctgcaatacGTTAAACTTCAAACTTCCGccttatccattatgattctccgctccatgaactgtttttatgaagaggcacacaaccaatcaaaaggtaaattcatatatctgcaatagtccaattgattcatttcttaaagcagtctttgacctgttgatacattttcaggtttgtgcatcaaaacccaatatctcctgtccactactcccaaaaggtgagtgtacagattgctaaatggtttttgttgtgcaaacactttaattatcaagaagttaattttccatgaatgcattttcagatttctgcaatttacTACACATCAAACTTCCTTCTCCAATATGTCTCTCCACCCCATGAAccgtttttatgaagaggcacacaaccaatcaaaaggtaaattaatatatctgcaatactgaaattgactcatttcttaaagcagtctttcacctgttgataaattttcaggtttgtgcatcaaaacccaatatctcctgtccactactcccaaaaggtgagtgtacagattgctaaatggtttttgttgtgcaaacactttaattatcaagaagttaattttccatgaatgcattttcagatttctgcaatttacTACACATCAAACTTCCTTCTCCAATATGTCTCTCCaccccatgaactgtttttatgaagaggcacacaaccaatcaaaaggtaaattcatatatctgcaatagtccaattgattcatttcttaaagcagtctttcacctgttgatacattttcaggtttgtgcatcaaaacccaatatctcttgtccactactcccaaaaggtgagtgtacagattgctaaatggtttttgttgtgcaaacactttatcaagaagttaattttccatgaatgcattttcagatttctgcaatttacTACACATCAAACTTCCTTCTCCAATATGTCTCTCCACCCCATGAAccgtttttatgaagaggcacacaaccaatcaaaaggtaaattaatatatctGCAATAGTCCAATTGAcacatttcttaaagcagtctttcacctgttgataaattttcaggtttgtgcatcaaaacccaatatctcctgtccactactcccaaaaggtgagtgtacagattgctaaatggtttttgttgtgcaaacactttaattatcaagaagttaattttccatgaatgcattttcagatttctgcaatttacTACACATCAAACTTCCTTCTCCAATAGGTCTCTCCaccccatgaactgtttttatgaagaggcacacaaccaatcaaaaggtaaattcatatatctgcaatagtccaattgattcatttcttaaagcagtctttcacctgttgatacattttcaggtttgtgcatcaaaacccaatatctcctgtccgctactcccaaaaggtgagtgtacagattactaaatggtttttgttgtgcaaacactttaattatcaagaagttaattttccatgaatgaattttcagatttctgcaatttacTACACATCAAACTTCCTTCTCCAATATGTCTCTCCACCCCATGAAccgtttttatgaagaggcacacaaccaatcaaaaggtaaattaatatatctgcaatactgaaattgactcatttcttaaagcagtctttcacctgttgataaattttcaggtttgtgcatcaaaacccaatatctcctgtccgctactcccaaaaggtgagtgtacagattgctaaatggtttttgttgtgcaaacactttaattatcaagaagttaattttccatgaatgcattttcagatttctgcaatttacTACACATCAAACTTCCTTCTCCAATATGTCTCTCCaccccatgaactgtttttatgaagaggcacacaaccaatcaaaaggtaaattaatatatctgcaatactgaaattgactcatttcttaaagcagtctttcacctgttgataaattttcaggtttgtgcatcaaaACCCAATATCTCCTGTCCGCTACTCCCAAAAGGTGACTGTACAGAttgctaaatgttttttgttgtgcaaacactttaattatcaagaagttaattttccatgaatgaattttcagatttctgcaatttacTACACATCAAACTTCCTTCTCCAATATGTCTCTCCACCCCATGAAccgtttttatgaagaggcacacaaccaatcaaaaggtaaattaatatatctgcaatactgaaattgactcatttcttaaagcagtctttcacctgttgataaattttcaggtttgtgcatcaaaacccaatatctcctgtccgctactcccaaaaggtgagtgtacagattgctaaatggtttttgttgtgcaaacactttaattatcaagaagttaattttccatgaatgcattttcagatttctgcaatttacTACACATCAAACTTCCTTCTCCAATATGTCTCTCCaccccatgaactgtttttatgaagaggcacacaaccaatcaaaaggtaaattaatatatctgcaatactgaaattgactcatttcttaaagcagtctttcacctgttgataaattttcaggtttgtgcatcaaaacccaatatctcctgtccactactcccaaaaggtgagtgtacagattgctaaatggtttttgttgtgcaaacactttaattatcaagaagttaattttccatgaatgcattttcagatttctgcaatttacTACACATCAAACTTCCTTCTCCAATATGTCTCTCCaccccatgaactgtttttatgaagaggcacacaaccaatcaaaaggtaaattaatatatctgcaatactgaaattgactcatttcttaaagcagtctttcacctgttgataaattttcaggtttgtgcatcaaaacccaatatctcctgtccactactcccaaaaggtgagtgtacagattgctaaatggtttttgttgtgcaaacactttaattatcaagaagttaattttccatgaatgcattttcagatttctgcaatttacTACACATCAAACTTCCTTCTCCAATATGTCTCTCCaccccatgaactgtttttatgaagaggcacacaaccaatcaaaaggtaaattcatatatctgcaatactgaaattgactcatttcttaaagcagtctttcacctgttgatacattttcaggtttgtgcaatgcgttacacttcaaacttgcaccttatccattatgattctccactccatgaaatgtttttatgaagaggcacacaaccagaAGTTGATACTAATTTGACTTAACTTTTCTGCTTC encodes:
- the LOC127941917 gene encoding uncharacterized protein LOC127941917 isoform X22; amino-acid sequence: MLPNIIGSIHKDCLHPSICLLISQLSQWNNTKLVCASSLTNYCQRFLQYVKLQTSALSIMILHSMNCVYEEAHNQSKGLCIKTQYLLSTTPKRFLQFTTHQTSLSNMTLHPMNCFYEEAHNQSKGLCMKTQYLRSTTPKRFLQYVKLQTSALSIMILRSMNCFYEEAHNQSKGLCIKTQYLLSTTPKRFLQFTTHQTSFSNMSLHPMNRFYEEAHNQSKGLCIKTQYLLSTTPKRFLQFTTHQTSFSNMSLHPMNCFYEEAHNQSKGLCIKTQYLLSTTPKRFLQFTTHQTSFSNMSLHPMNRFYEEAHNQSKGLCIKTQYLLSTTPKRFLQFTTHQTSFSNRSLHPMNCFYEEAHNQSKGLCIKTQYLLSATPKRFLQFTTHQTSFSNMSLHPMNRFYEEAHNQSKGLCIKTQYLLSATPKRFLQFTTHQTSFSNMSLHPMNCFYEEAHNQSKGLCIKTQYLLSATPKRFLQFTTHQTSFSNMSLHPMNRFYEEAHNQSKGLCIKTQYLLSATPKRFLQFTTHQTSFSNMSLHPMNCFYEEAHNQSKGLCIKTQYLLSTTPKRFLQFTTHQTSFSNMSLHPMNCFYEEAHNQSKGLCIKTQYLLSTTPKRFLQFTTHQTSFSNMSLHPMNCFYEEAHNQSKGLCIKTQYLLSTTPKRFLQFTTHQTSFSNMSLHPMNCFYEEAHNQSKGLCIKTQYLLSATPKRFLQFTTHQTSFSNMTLHPMNRFYEEAHNQSKGLCIKTQYLQSTTPKRFLQCYTSNFHLIHYDSPLH
- the LOC127941917 gene encoding uncharacterized protein LOC127941917 isoform X3, yielding MLPNIIGSIHKDCLHPSICLLISQLSQWNNTKLVCASSLTNYCQRFLQYVKLQTSALSIMILHSMNCVYEEAHNQSKGLCIKTQYLLSTTPKRFLQFTTHQTSLSNMTLHPMNCFYEEAHNQSKGLCMKTQYLRSTTPKRFLQYVKLQTSALSIMILRSMNCFYEEAHNQSKGLCIKTQYLLSTTPKRFLQFTTHQTSFSNMSLHPMNRFYEEAHNQSKGLCIKTQYLLSTTPKRFLQFTTHQTSFSNMSLHPMNCFYEEAHNQSKGLCIKTQYLLSTTPKRFLQFTTHQTSFSNMSLHPMNRFYEEAHNQSKGLCIKTQYLLSTTPKRSLHPMNCFYEEAHNQSKGLCIKTQYLLSATPKRFLQFTTHQTSFSNMSLHPMNRFYEEAHNQSKGLCIKTQYLLSATPKRFLQFTTHQTSFSNMSLHPMNCFYEEAHNQSKGLCIKTQYLLSATPKRFLQFTTHQTSFSNMSLHPMNRFYEEAHNQSKGLCIKTQYLLSATPKRFLQFTTHQTSFSNMSLHPMNCFYEEAHNQSKGLCIKTQYLLSTTPKRFLQFTTHQTSFSNMSLHPMNCFYEEAHNQSKGLCIKTQYLLSTTPKRFLQFTTHQTSFSNMSLHPMNCFYEEAHNQSKGLCIKTQYLLSTTPKRFLQFTTHQTSFSNMSLHPMNCFYEEAHNQSKGLCIKTQYLLSATPKRFLQFTTHQTSFSNMTLHPMNRFYEEAHNQSKGLCIKTQYLLSTTPKRFLQFTTHQTSFSNMSLHPMNCFYEEAHNQSKVNTKSLFKYLQKMSRQNSKPMQAVNSQRYHKCITTKVTQFYMKCWMDGLYYIWPMYSKLRCQPKEDGLPLLSLVPPKVSPYTSLLMILFTNLGSFSLPLLPSGLLTGVLRHNIFNVNCL
- the LOC127941917 gene encoding uncharacterized protein LOC127941917 isoform X1, which produces MLPNIIGSIHKDCLHPSICLLISQLSQWNNTKLVCASSLTNYCQRFLQYVKLQTSALSIMILHSMNCVYEEAHNQSKGLCIKTQYLLSTTPKRFLQFTTHQTSLSNMTLHPMNCFYEEAHNQSKGLCMKTQYLRSTTPKRFLQYVKLQTSALSIMILRSMNCFYEEAHNQSKGLCIKTQYLLSTTPKRFLQFTTHQTSFSNMSLHPMNRFYEEAHNQSKGLCIKTQYLLSTTPKRFLQFTTHQTSFSNMSLHPMNCFYEEAHNQSKGLCIKTQYLLSTTPKRFLQFTTHQTSFSNMSLHPMNRFYEEAHNQSKGLCIKTQYLLSTTPKRFLQFTTHQTSFSNRSLHPMNCFYEEAHNQSKGLCIKTQYLLSATPKRFLQFTTHQTSFSNMSLHPMNRFYEEAHNQSKGLCIKTQYLLSATPKRFLQFTTHQTSFSNMSLHPMNCFYEEAHNQSKGLCIKTQYLLSATPKRFLQFTTHQTSFSNMSLHPMNRFYEEAHNQSKGLCIKTQYLLSATPKRFLQFTTHQTSFSNMSLHPMNCFYEEAHNQSKGLCIKTQYLLSTTPKRFLQFTTHQTSFSNMSLHPMNCFYEEAHNQSKGLCIKTQYLLSTTPKRFLQFTTHQTSFSNMSLHPMNCFYEEAHNQSKGLCIKTQYLLSTTPKRFLQFTTHQTSFSNMSLHPMNCFYEEAHNQSKGLCIKTQYLLSATPKRFLQFTTHQTSFSNMTLHPMNRFYEEAHNQSKGLCIKTQYLLSTTPKRFLQFTTHQTSFSNMSLHPMNCFYEEAHNQSKVNTKSLFKYLQKMSRQNSKPMQAVNSQRYHKCITTKVTQFYMKCWMDGLYYIWPMYSKLRCQPKEDGLPLLSLVPPKVSPYTSLLMILFTNLGSFSLPLLPSGLLTGVLRHNIFNVNCL
- the LOC127941917 gene encoding uncharacterized protein LOC127941917 isoform X24; translated protein: MLPNIIGSIHKDCLHPSICLLISQLSQWNNTKLVCASSLTNYCQRFLQYVKLQTSALSIMILHSMNCVYEEAHNQSKGLCIKTQYLLSTTPKRFLQFTTHQTSLSNMTLHPMNCFYEEAHNQSKGLCMKTQYLRSTTPKRFLQYVKLQTSALSIMILRSMNCFYEEAHNQSKGLCIKTQYLLSTTPKRFLQFTTHQTSFSNMSLHPMNRFYEEAHNQSKGLCIKTQYLLSTTPKRFLQFTTHQTSFSNMSLHPMNCFYEEAHNQSKGLCIKTQYLLSTTPKRFLQFTTHQTSFSNMSLHPMNRFYEEAHNQSKGLCIKTQYLLSTTPKRFLQFTTHQTSFSNRSLHPMNCFYEEAHNQSKGLCIKTQYLLSATPKRFLQFTTHQTSFSNMSLHPMNRFYEEAHNQSKGLCIKTQYLLSATPKRFLQFTTHQTSFSNMSLHPMNCFYEEAHNQSKGLCIKTQYLLSATPKRFLQFTTHQTSFSNMSLHPMNRFYEEAHNQSKGLCIKTQYLLSATPKRFLQFTTHQTSFSNMSLHPMNCFYEEAHNQSKGLCIKTQYLLSTTPKRFLQFTTHQTSFSNMSLHPMNCFYEEAHNQSKGLCIKTQYLLSTTPKRFLQFTTHQTSFSNMSLHPMNCFYEEAHNQSKGLCIKTQYLLSTTPKRFLQFTTHQTSFSNMSLHPMNCFYEEAHNQSKGLCIKTQYLLSATPKRFLQFTTHQTSFSNMTLHPMNRFYEEAHNQSKGLCMKTQYLRSTTPKSEYKIIVQVSSENVPAKL
- the LOC127941917 gene encoding uncharacterized protein LOC127941917 isoform X2, which codes for MLPNIIGSIHKDCLHPSICLLISQLSQWNNTKLVCASSLTNYCQRFLQYVKLQTSALSIMILHSMNCVYEEAHNQSKGLCIKTQYLLSTTPKRFLQFTTHQTSLSNMTLHPMNCFYEEAHNQSKGLCMKTQYLRSTTPKRFLQYVKLQTSALSIMILRSMNCFYEEAHNQSKGLCIKTQYLLSTTPKRFLQFTTHQTSFSNMSLHPMNRFYEEAHNQSKGLCIKTQYLLSTTPKRFLQFTTHQTSFSNMSLHPMNCFYEEAHNQSKGLCIKTQYLLSTTPKRFLQFTTHQTSFSNMSLHPMNRFYEEAHNQSKGLCIKTQYLLSTTPKRFLQFTTHQTSFSNRSLHPMNCFYEEAHNQSKGLCIKTQYLLSATPKRFLQFTTHQTSFSNMSLHPMNRFYEEAHNQSKGLCIKTQYLLSATPKRFLQFTTHQTSFSNMSLHPMNCFYEEAHNQSKGLCIKTQYLLSATPKRFLQFTTHQTSFSNMSLHPMNRFYEEAHNQSKGLCIKTQYLLSATPKRFLQFTTHQTSFSNMSLHPMNCFYEEAHNQSKGLCIKTQYLLSTTPKRFLQFTTHQTSFSNMSLHPMNCFYEEAHNQSKGLCIKTQYLLSTTPKRFLQFTTHQTSFSNMSLHPMNCFYEEAHNQSKGLCIKTQYLLSTTPKRFLQFTTHQTSFSNMSLHPMNCFYEEAHNQSKGLCIKTQYLLSATPKRFLQFTTHQTSFSNMTLHPMNRFYEEAHNQSKGLCMKTQYLRSTTPKRFLQFTTHQTSFSNMSLHPMNCFYEEAHNQSKVNTKSLFKYLQKMSRQNSKPMQAVNSQRYHKCITTKVTQFYMKCWMDGLYYIWPMYSKLRCQPKEDGLPLLSLVPPKVSPYTSLLMILFTNLGSFSLPLLPSGLLTGVLRHNIFNVNCL
- the LOC127941917 gene encoding uncharacterized protein LOC127941917 isoform X19, which translates into the protein MILHPMNCFYEEAHNQSKGLCMKTQYLRSTTPKRFLQYVKLQTSALSIMILRSMNCFYEEAHNQSKGLCIKTQYLLSTTPKRFLQFTTHQTSFSNMSLHPMNRFYEEAHNQSKGLCIKTQYLLSTTPKRFLQFTTHQTSFSNMSLHPMNCFYEEAHNQSKGLCIKTQYLLSTTPKRFLQFTTHQTSFSNMSLHPMNRFYEEAHNQSKGLCIKTQYLLSTTPKRFLQFTTHQTSFSNRSLHPMNCFYEEAHNQSKGLCIKTQYLLSATPKRFLQFTTHQTSFSNMSLHPMNRFYEEAHNQSKGLCIKTQYLLSATPKRFLQFTTHQTSFSNMSLHPMNCFYEEAHNQSKGLCIKTQYLLSATPKRFLQFTTHQTSFSNMSLHPMNRFYEEAHNQSKGLCIKTQYLLSATPKRFLQFTTHQTSFSNMSLHPMNCFYEEAHNQSKGLCIKTQYLLSTTPKRFLQFTTHQTSFSNMSLHPMNCFYEEAHNQSKGLCIKTQYLLSTTPKRFLQFTTHQTSFSNMSLHPMNCFYEEAHNQSKGLCIKTQYLLSTTPKRFLQFTTHQTSFSNMSLHPMNCFYEEAHNQSKGLCIKTQYLLSATPKRFLQFTTHQTSFSNMTLHPMNRFYEEAHNQSKGLCIKTQYLLSTTPKRFLQFTTHQTSFSNMSLHPMNCFYEEAHNQSKVNTKSLFKYLQKMSRQNSKPMQAVNSQRYHKCITTKVTQFYMKCWMDGLYYIWPMYSKLRCQPKEDGLPLLSLVPPKVSPYTSLLMILFTNLGSFSLPLLPSGLLTGVLRHNIFNVNCL
- the LOC127941917 gene encoding uncharacterized protein LOC127941917 isoform X15, which translates into the protein MLPNIIGSIHKDCLHPSICLLISQLSQWNNTKLVCASSLTNYCQRFLQYVKLQTSALSIMILHSMNCVYEEAHNQSKGLCIKTQYLLSTTPKRFLQFTTHQTSLSNMTLHPMNCFYEEAHNQSKGLCMKTQYLRSTTPKRFLQYVKLQTSALSIMILRSMNCFYEEAHNQSKGLCIKTQYLLSTTPKRFLQFTTHQTSFSNMSLHPMNRFYEEAHNQSKGLCIKTQYLLSTTPKRFLQFTTHQTSFSNRSLHPMNCFYEEAHNQSKGLCIKTQYLLSATPKRFLQFTTHQTSFSNMSLHPMNRFYEEAHNQSKGLCIKTQYLLSATPKRFLQFTTHQTSFSNMSLHPMNCFYEEAHNQSKGLCIKTQYLLSATPKRFLQFTTHQTSFSNMSLHPMNRFYEEAHNQSKGLCIKTQYLLSATPKRFLQFTTHQTSFSNMSLHPMNCFYEEAHNQSKGLCIKTQYLLSTTPKRFLQFTTHQTSFSNMSLHPMNCFYEEAHNQSKGLCIKTQYLLSTTPKRFLQFTTHQTSFSNMSLHPMNCFYEEAHNQSKGLCIKTQYLLSTTPKRFLQFTTHQTSFSNMSLHPMNCFYEEAHNQSKGLCIKTQYLLSATPKRFLQFTTHQTSFSNMTLHPMNRFYEEAHNQSKGLCIKTQYLLSTTPKRFLQFTTHQTSFSNMSLHPMNCFYEEAHNQSKVNTKSLFKYLQKMSRQNSKPMQAVNSQRYHKCITTKVTQFYMKCWMDGLYYIWPMYSKLRCQPKEDGLPLLSLVPPKVSPYTSLLMILFTNLGSFSLPLLPSGLLTGVLRHNIFNVNCL
- the LOC127941917 gene encoding uncharacterized protein LOC127941917 isoform X18 — encoded protein: MLPNIIGSIHKDCLHPSICLLISQLSQWNNTKLVCASSLTNYCQRFLQYVKLQTSALSIMILHSMNCVYEEAHNQSKGLCIKTQYLLSTTPKRFLQFTTHQTSLSNMTLHPMNCFYEEAHNQSKGLCMKTQYLRSTTPKRFLQYVKLQTSALSIMILRSMNCFYEEAHNQSKGLCIKTQYLLSTTPKRFLQFTTHQTSFSNMSLHPMNCFYEEAHNQSKGLCIKTQYLLSTTPKRFLQFTTHQTSFSNRSLHPMNCFYEEAHNQSKGLCIKTQYLLSATPKRFLQFTTHQTSFSNMSLHPMNRFYEEAHNQSKGLCIKTQYLLSATPKRFLQFTTHQTSFSNMSLHPMNCFYEEAHNQSKGLCIKTQYLLSATPKRFLQFTTHQTSFSNMSLHPMNRFYEEAHNQSKGLCIKTQYLLSATPKRFLQFTTHQTSFSNMSLHPMNCFYEEAHNQSKGLCIKTQYLLSTTPKRFLQFTTHQTSFSNMSLHPMNCFYEEAHNQSKGLCIKTQYLLSTTPKRFLQFTTHQTSFSNMSLHPMNCFYEEAHNQSKGLCIKTQYLLSTTPKRFLQFTTHQTSFSNMSLHPMNCFYEEAHNQSKGLCIKTQYLLSATPKRFLQFTTHQTSFSNMTLHPMNRFYEEAHNQSKGLCIKTQYLLSTTPKRFLQFTTHQTSFSNMSLHPMNCFYEEAHNQSKVNTKSLFKYLQKMSRQNSKPMQAVNSQRYHKCITTKVTQFYMKCWMDGLYYIWPMYSKLRCQPKEDGLPLLSLVPPKVSPYTSLLMILFTNLGSFSLPLLPSGLLTGVLRHNIFNVNCL
- the LOC127941917 gene encoding uncharacterized protein LOC127941917 isoform X21 → MLPNIIGSIHKDCLHPSICLLISQLSQWNNTKLVCASSLTNYCQRFLQYVKLQTSALSIMILHSMNCVYEEAHNQSKGLCIKTQYLLSTTPKRFLQFTTHQTSLSNMTLHPMNCFYEEAHNQSKGLCMKTQYLRSTTPKRFLQYVKLQTSALSIMILRSMNCFYEEAHNQSKGLCIKTQYLLSTTPKRFLQFTTHQTSFSNMSLHPMNRFYEEAHNQSKGLCIKTQYLLSTTPKRFLQFTTHQTSFSNMSLHPMNCFYEEAHNQSKGLCIKTQYLLSTTPKRFLQFTTHQTSFSNMSLHPMNRFYEEAHNQSKGLCIKTQYLLSTTPKRFLQFTTHQTSFSNRSLHPMNCFYEEAHNQSKGLCIKTQYLLSATPKRFLQFTTHQTSFSNMSLHPMNRFYEEAHNQSKGLCIKTQYLLSATPKRFLQFTTHQTSFSNMSLHPMNCFYEEAHNQSKGLCIKTQYLLSATPKRFLQFTTHQTSFSNMSLHPMNRFYEEAHNQSKGLCIKTQYLLSATPKRFLQFTTHQTSFSNMSLHPMNCFYEEAHNQSKGLCIKTQYLLSTTPKRFLQFTTHQTSFSNMSLHPMNCFYEEAHNQSKGLCIKTQYLLSTTPKRFLQFTTHQTSFSNMSLHPMNCFYEEAHNQSKGLCIKTQYLLSTTPKRFLQFTTHQTSFSNMSLHPMNCFYEEAHNQSKGLCIKTQYLLSATPKRFLQFTTHQTSFSNMTLHPMNRFYEEAHNQSKGLCMKTQYLQSTTPKRFLQCYTSNFHLIHYDSPLH
- the LOC127941917 gene encoding uncharacterized protein LOC127941917 isoform X9; translation: MLPNIIGSIHKDCLHPSICLLISQLSQWNNTKLVCASSLTNYCQRFLQYVKLQTSALSIMILHSMNCVYEEAHNQSKGLCIKTQYLLSTTPKRFLQFTTHQTSLSNMTLHPMNCFYEEAHNQSKGLCMKTQYLRSTTPKRFLQYVKLQTSALSIMILRSMNCFYEEAHNQSKGLCIKTQYLLSTTPKRFLQFTTHQTSFSNMSLHPMNRFYEEAHNQSKGLCIKTQYLLSTTPKRFLQFTTHQTSFSNMSLHPMNCFYEEAHNQSKGLCIKTQYLLSTTPKRFLQFTTHQTSFSNMSLHPMNRFYEEAHNQSKGLCIKTQYLLSTTPKRFLQFTTHQTSFSNRSLHPMNCFYEEAHNQSKGLCIKTQYLLSATPKRFLQFTTHQTSFSNMSLHPMNRFYEEAHNQSKGLCIKTQYLLSATPKRFLQFTTHQTSFSNMSLHPMNCFYEEAHNQSKGLCIKTQYLLSATPKRFLQFTTHQTSFSNMSLHPMNRFYEEAHNQSKGLCIKTQYLLSATPKRFLQFTTHQTSFSNMSLHPMNCFYEEAHNQSKGLCIKTQYLLSTTPKRFLQFTTHQTSFSNMSLHPMNCFYEEAHNQSKGLCIKTQYLLSTTPKRFLQFTTHQTSFSNMSLHPMNCFYEEAHNQSKGLCIKTQYLLSTTPKRFLQFTTHQTSFSNMSLHPMNCFYEEAHNQSKGLCIKTQYLLSATPKRFLQFTTHQTSFSNMTLHPMNRFYEEAHNQSKGLCMKTQYLRSTTPKRFLQFTTHQTSFSNMSLHPMNCFYEEAHNQSKGLCIKTQYLQSTTPKRFLQCYTSNFHLIHYDSPLH